In one Nostoc sp. KVJ3 genomic region, the following are encoded:
- a CDS encoding AEC family transporter, producing the protein MTNLLELYVKLGGLVLVGFILGRKLPVTVPTRLGQFLFWVGVPISIVSFLRQSSLSGQIWIAPAIAYLAILLGAFLAWLGIKGQAYFRNIVHQPPTQASLLLAAMLGNTGYLGFPITLAMVGKEYFAWALFYDLLGSFPGTYALGVLLAARFGGGVQNHWQIAKAILINPALWGFGFGLLFRQVTIPTVAEFCLEKFAWSSVALSLVLIGMRLGLLKSWRSLPQAGMSLGIKMLIVPLILGSVIPFFGLTGPIVKIIVLQMAMPPAFATLVIAETFNLDRDLAVTALAAGAILLLVTLPIWLWLF; encoded by the coding sequence TTGACAAACCTTTTAGAACTATACGTCAAGCTAGGAGGATTAGTCCTGGTAGGTTTTATTCTGGGACGCAAACTACCTGTGACAGTTCCTACCCGTTTAGGACAGTTTCTTTTTTGGGTGGGAGTACCCATAAGCATAGTATCGTTTTTGCGTCAATCTAGCTTGTCAGGGCAAATTTGGATTGCCCCTGCGATCGCTTATCTAGCCATTTTACTAGGAGCATTTTTAGCTTGGTTAGGAATTAAAGGACAAGCCTATTTTAGAAATATTGTCCACCAACCACCAACTCAGGCTAGCTTGCTCCTCGCGGCAATGCTAGGTAATACAGGTTATCTTGGTTTTCCCATCACCTTAGCAATGGTAGGCAAGGAATACTTTGCTTGGGCGCTATTTTATGATTTGTTAGGTTCATTCCCAGGAACTTATGCCTTGGGTGTGTTGCTAGCGGCGCGTTTTGGCGGTGGTGTCCAAAATCATTGGCAGATTGCTAAGGCCATTTTAATTAATCCTGCCTTGTGGGGTTTCGGATTTGGCTTGCTGTTTCGACAGGTGACAATTCCCACAGTTGCAGAATTCTGCCTAGAGAAATTTGCTTGGAGTAGTGTAGCTTTATCTCTGGTGTTAATTGGAATGCGACTAGGGTTGCTCAAATCTTGGCGTAGCTTACCACAAGCAGGGATGAGCTTGGGAATAAAAATGCTTATAGTTCCCTTGATATTGGGGAGTGTTATCCCATTTTTTGGATTAACTGGGCCCATAGTCAAGATCATCGTGCTACAAATGGCTATGCCTCCAGCTTTCGCCACACTGGTAATTGCTGAGACATTCAATCTCGATCGCGATCTGGCAGTTACCGCCCTAGCTGCTGGGGCTATACTATTGCTCGTTACTCTCCCAATTTGGCTGTGGCTGTTTTGA
- the glgX gene encoding glycogen debranching protein GlgX, with the protein MYVAIWPGNVYPLGATWDGKGTNFALFSENATGVELCLFDDDDKEIRVSLTEKNNFVWHGYLPGVGPGQKYGFRVHGMWAPEAGHRFNANKLLIDPYAKAIDGEFSNDPSVFAYSLDAEEKDLVFSELDDAKIMPKCVVIDESFDWEGDKPLGTPWHTTIIYETHVKGFTKLHPAIPEELRGTYAGLAHPAAIQHLQQLGITAVELMPVHHFLSHPGHLEDKGLKNYWGYDSINYFAPYSSYSASGTAGQQVTEFKQMVKALHFAGIEVILDVVYNHTGEGNHFGPTLSLRGIDNSVYYRLVKDNPRYYMDFTGCGNSLNVRHAQVLKLIMDSLRYWVIEMHVDGFRFDLASALARELYEVDNLSAFFDIIHQDPILADVKLIAEPWDLGEGGYQVGNFPLRWSEWNGRYRDTVRDFWRGVDDSLGQFAYCFTGSPDLYQTNGRNPNASINFITAHDGFTLNDLVSYNEKHNHANGEDNRDGESHNRSWNCGAEGETDDAEVMRLRERQRRNFLATLMLSQGVPMLLEGDEIGCSQKGNNNVYCQDNEISWRHWDLHKANADLLDFTRELIDFRHQHPVFRRRKWFHGRPIHGLGINDIAWFNADGSEMTEKQWLVSYAKVMEIFLNGQGIATPGTRGERIIDESFLLFFNAHYELIEFALPNDFKDKVWEIVIDTNEPRFLDRGKLVSGSQSVPVTDRSLMLLRLIS; encoded by the coding sequence ATGTATGTAGCAATCTGGCCAGGAAATGTATATCCTTTAGGTGCAACTTGGGATGGAAAAGGGACAAACTTCGCTTTATTTTCGGAAAATGCAACTGGAGTAGAGCTTTGTTTATTTGATGACGATGACAAAGAAATTCGCGTATCTTTAACAGAAAAAAACAATTTTGTTTGGCATGGGTACTTACCAGGAGTGGGCCCCGGTCAAAAGTATGGGTTTAGAGTACATGGGATGTGGGCACCAGAGGCAGGTCATAGATTTAATGCAAATAAACTATTGATTGACCCTTATGCCAAAGCTATTGATGGTGAGTTTAGTAACGATCCATCTGTCTTTGCCTATTCTCTAGATGCTGAGGAAAAAGACTTAGTTTTTTCTGAACTAGATGATGCCAAAATAATGCCCAAGTGTGTTGTAATTGATGAATCTTTTGATTGGGAAGGTGATAAACCGCTTGGTACACCTTGGCATACAACTATTATTTATGAAACCCACGTCAAAGGTTTTACTAAGCTACATCCAGCTATTCCAGAAGAGTTGCGTGGTACTTATGCAGGGTTGGCACATCCGGCAGCAATTCAACATTTACAGCAATTAGGAATTACAGCAGTTGAATTGATGCCAGTACATCACTTTCTATCCCATCCGGGACATTTAGAAGATAAAGGATTAAAAAATTACTGGGGCTACGATTCTATCAACTATTTTGCCCCCTATTCTAGTTACAGTGCTAGTGGAACTGCGGGACAACAAGTCACTGAATTTAAGCAAATGGTCAAGGCACTACATTTTGCCGGAATTGAAGTGATTTTAGATGTAGTTTATAACCACACAGGCGAAGGAAATCATTTTGGGCCAACGCTATCTTTACGAGGTATTGATAATTCTGTATATTATCGCTTGGTAAAGGATAATCCTCGCTACTATATGGATTTTACAGGCTGTGGTAACTCTCTGAATGTGCGTCATGCTCAAGTTCTGAAGTTAATTATGGATAGCCTACGCTATTGGGTAATAGAAATGCATGTAGATGGCTTCCGATTTGATTTAGCCTCGGCACTAGCACGGGAATTATATGAAGTAGATAATCTCTCAGCTTTCTTTGACATTATTCATCAAGACCCAATCTTAGCAGATGTGAAACTAATTGCTGAACCTTGGGACTTAGGAGAAGGCGGCTATCAAGTTGGGAACTTTCCCCTGCGTTGGTCTGAGTGGAATGGTAGATATCGTGATACAGTACGAGATTTTTGGCGTGGTGTAGATGATAGTTTAGGACAATTTGCTTACTGTTTTACGGGTAGCCCTGACTTATATCAAACAAACGGGCGCAACCCAAATGCAAGTATTAATTTTATAACTGCTCATGATGGTTTTACGTTAAATGATTTGGTCAGCTACAACGAAAAGCATAACCATGCAAACGGGGAAGATAATAGAGATGGTGAAAGCCATAATAGATCCTGGAATTGCGGTGCTGAAGGCGAAACCGATGATGCAGAAGTGATGCGTTTGCGCGAACGGCAACGACGAAATTTTTTAGCAACTCTAATGCTATCTCAAGGTGTACCAATGCTATTAGAGGGAGACGAAATTGGCTGTAGTCAAAAGGGAAATAATAACGTCTACTGTCAAGATAATGAGATTTCTTGGCGGCATTGGGATTTGCACAAAGCGAACGCAGATTTACTAGACTTTACGCGTGAACTAATTGATTTTCGCCATCAGCATCCAGTATTCCGCCGACGTAAATGGTTTCATGGTCGTCCCATCCACGGTTTAGGCATTAATGATATTGCTTGGTTTAATGCTGATGGTAGTGAAATGACTGAGAAGCAATGGCTAGTTAGTTATGCCAAGGTAATGGAGATTTTTTTGAATGGCCAGGGAATTGCTACTCCAGGGACTCGTGGTGAGCGGATTATTGATGAAAGTTTTCTGCTATTTTTTAACGCTCACTACGAGTTAATTGAGTTTGCTTTACCGAATGACTTTAAAGACAAGGTATGGGAGATAGTAATTGACACCAATGAACCTCGCTTTTTAGATCGGGGAAAATTAGTTTCAGGCTCTCAAAGTGTACCAGTTACAGATCGCTCTCTGATGCTTTTACGCCTTATAAGTTAG
- the tsaB gene encoding tRNA (adenosine(37)-N6)-threonylcarbamoyltransferase complex dimerization subunit type 1 TsaB produces the protein MTTQIKTLAINKYALALHTTTPELGLAISDFAGETRSQVWNLGRDLSSLVHQYLIEFIKPQTWADLSFIAVAKGPGGFTGTRIGVVMARTLGQQLDIPVFTISTLAAVAWSEAGKSQNIKTLAVEMPAQRGQIFAAIYQFEPDTSKLKACLPDTVLTPEAWQETLANWNTNYQLIHAQSGLAATVTSILELANLNWQEGKFPNWSEALPYYGQHPVEGG, from the coding sequence TTGACAACACAAATAAAAACTCTTGCAATAAATAAATACGCATTGGCACTACACACCACAACACCCGAATTGGGTTTGGCAATTAGTGATTTTGCTGGTGAAACTCGCTCTCAAGTTTGGAATTTAGGGCGTGATTTATCTAGCTTAGTGCATCAATATTTAATTGAATTTATCAAACCACAAACTTGGGCAGATTTATCCTTTATCGCAGTTGCAAAAGGCCCTGGCGGTTTTACCGGAACTCGGATCGGCGTTGTCATGGCTCGAACTTTAGGGCAACAGTTAGATATCCCTGTATTTACGATTTCAACTTTAGCCGCAGTAGCTTGGTCAGAAGCAGGTAAAAGTCAAAATATCAAAACTCTGGCAGTAGAAATGCCAGCACAACGAGGTCAAATTTTTGCTGCCATTTATCAGTTTGAGCCTGATACTTCTAAACTAAAAGCGTGTTTACCAGATACAGTGTTAACACCAGAAGCATGGCAGGAAACTTTAGCGAATTGGAACACTAATTATCAATTGATTCACGCCCAATCTGGGTTAGCAGCGACAGTAACAAGTATTTTAGAACTAGCTAATCTCAATTGGCAAGAAGGCAAGTTTCCTAATTGGTCAGAGGCTTTGCCATATTATGGGCAGCATCCAGTAGAGGGTGGATAA
- a CDS encoding D-alanyl-D-alanine carboxypeptidase family protein: MNKTGFSGKPQNSSNNFDDDIPVAVRDTPVATPKIWLQRRIVLIGGVTGFVLLALISGFLFFVTTPKKTANSQPLPTTSAPPTPVASNNSSDTVLGHFPYKEAPQSELVTISANRGIRMQKAAAQKFEEMVAAARSAGVILVPISGFRSVKDQEQLFFAVGAQRNQTPAERAALSAPPGHSEHHTGYAVDVGDGSVPATNLQTNFDHTKAYQWLQANAARFSFEMSFPKDNAQGVSYEPWHWRFVGDRNSLEMFYKARNLKPAKISP, translated from the coding sequence TTGAATAAGACAGGGTTTTCTGGAAAACCGCAAAATTCATCGAATAACTTTGATGATGATATTCCAGTGGCTGTACGCGATACCCCTGTTGCAACACCAAAAATTTGGTTGCAACGCCGAATTGTCTTGATTGGGGGAGTAACAGGATTTGTCCTGCTAGCTTTAATTAGCGGTTTTTTATTTTTCGTCACGACACCCAAAAAAACCGCAAATTCTCAACCTTTACCAACTACTTCTGCTCCCCCAACCCCAGTAGCATCTAATAATTCTAGCGATACTGTGTTAGGGCATTTTCCATACAAAGAAGCGCCTCAGTCAGAACTAGTAACCATCTCCGCAAATAGGGGCATCAGAATGCAAAAAGCTGCTGCCCAAAAGTTTGAGGAGATGGTAGCAGCAGCGCGGAGTGCAGGTGTAATTTTAGTGCCAATTTCTGGCTTCCGCTCAGTTAAAGACCAGGAGCAGTTGTTTTTTGCTGTCGGTGCCCAACGAAATCAAACGCCAGCAGAACGAGCCGCCCTCAGCGCTCCTCCTGGTCATAGCGAACATCACACAGGTTATGCTGTGGATGTTGGAGATGGGTCAGTACCAGCAACTAATCTCCAAACCAACTTTGACCATACCAAGGCTTATCAGTGGCTACAAGCAAATGCAGCACGTTTCAGCTTTGAAATGTCATTTCCCAAAGATAATGCTCAAGGTGTGAGTTATGAGCCTTGGCACTGGCGTTTCGTTGGCGATCGCAACAGCTTAGAAATGTTCTACAAAGCCAGAAATTTGAAACCCGCTAAGATATCGCCATAG
- a CDS encoding sulfate/molybdate ABC transporter ATP-binding protein, producing MGIVVENVSKQFGSFKAVDEVSLEIKSGSLVALLGPSGSGKSTLLRLISGLEMPDSGKILLTGKDATYQSVQQRNIGFVFQHYALFKHLTVRQNIAFGLEIRKAQPKKIKGKVEQLLELVQLSGLGDRYPSQLSGGQRQRVALARALAVEPEVLLLDEPFGALDAKVRKDLRAWLRRLHDEVHVTTVFVTHDQEEAMEVSDEVVVMNKGRVEQVGTPSEIYDNPATAFVMSFIGPVNILPSTSKIFQGSKFDAPHPQVFLRPQDVIFETSASDATTPATVSRLVHLGWEIQVELTFDDGQVVTAHLTRDRFNDLELEAKQRVYVKPKDAKSFPVSYSI from the coding sequence GTGGGCATAGTAGTTGAGAACGTCTCCAAACAATTCGGGAGTTTCAAGGCAGTTGATGAAGTTAGCCTGGAAATTAAGAGTGGTTCGCTGGTTGCATTGCTGGGGCCATCAGGATCGGGTAAATCTACACTATTACGGTTAATTTCTGGTTTAGAAATGCCAGATAGCGGCAAAATCCTGCTTACTGGTAAGGATGCTACATACCAAAGCGTGCAACAGCGCAATATTGGGTTTGTGTTTCAGCACTATGCCCTATTTAAGCATTTAACTGTCAGGCAGAATATTGCCTTTGGCTTAGAAATTCGCAAGGCACAGCCAAAGAAGATTAAGGGAAAGGTAGAACAGTTACTAGAATTAGTGCAATTGAGTGGATTAGGCGATCGCTATCCATCACAACTTTCTGGTGGTCAAAGACAACGGGTAGCATTAGCAAGGGCATTGGCAGTAGAGCCTGAAGTATTACTGCTAGATGAACCTTTTGGCGCACTTGATGCTAAAGTCCGCAAAGACTTACGGGCATGGTTACGTCGCCTCCATGATGAGGTTCATGTTACCACAGTTTTCGTCACCCACGACCAAGAGGAAGCAATGGAAGTCTCCGATGAAGTTGTGGTCATGAATAAAGGGCGTGTGGAACAGGTAGGGACACCATCGGAAATTTATGATAATCCTGCCACCGCATTTGTGATGAGCTTCATTGGCCCGGTGAATATATTACCCAGCACCTCGAAGATTTTTCAAGGTAGCAAATTTGATGCGCCACATCCGCAAGTATTTTTGCGCCCGCAAGATGTGATTTTTGAAACTAGCGCCAGCGATGCCACTACACCTGCGACAGTGAGCCGATTAGTGCATTTAGGTTGGGAAATTCAGGTGGAATTAACTTTCGATGATGGACAAGTAGTGACGGCGCATTTAACACGCGATCGCTTTAATGATTTAGAGTTAGAAGCGAAACAGCGCGTATATGTGAAGCCGAAGGATGCGAAGTCCTTCCCAGTGTCTTATTCAATTTAG
- the chlP gene encoding geranylgeranyl reductase: MTLRVAVIGSGPAGSSAAETLAASGIETYLFERKLDNAKPCGGAIPLCMVSEFDLPPEIIDRRVRKMKMISPSNREVDINLINEEEYIGMCRREVLDGFLRDRAAKVGANLINATVHKLDIPGNNTDPYTIHYIDHTEGISQGIAKTLKVDLIIGADGANSRVAKEMDAGDYNYAIAFQERIRLPEDKMAYYNDLAEMYVGDDVSTDFYAWVFPKYDHVAVGTGTMHVNKASIKQLQAGIRARASEKLAGGKIIKVEAHPIPEHPRPRRVVGRIALVGDAAGYVTKSSGEGIYFAAKSGRMCAETIVETSNSGSRIPTEGDLKVYLKRWDKRYGLTYKVLDILQTVFYRSNATREAFVEMCDDLDVQRLTFDSYLYKTVVPANPITQLKITAKTIGSLIRGNALAP; this comes from the coding sequence TTGACACTACGGGTTGCTGTTATTGGGTCAGGCCCTGCTGGTTCATCTGCCGCAGAAACACTGGCAGCCTCTGGGATTGAAACCTACCTGTTTGAGCGGAAGCTAGACAATGCAAAGCCTTGTGGGGGTGCAATTCCCCTGTGTATGGTGAGTGAATTTGATTTACCACCAGAGATTATCGATCGCCGGGTACGGAAGATGAAAATGATTTCGCCTTCCAATCGGGAGGTTGATATCAATTTGATAAATGAAGAAGAATATATAGGAATGTGCCGCCGGGAAGTGCTAGATGGCTTTTTGCGCGATCGCGCGGCAAAAGTAGGCGCAAATTTAATTAATGCCACTGTTCATAAACTTGATATACCCGGAAATAATACCGATCCCTATACCATCCATTACATTGACCATACAGAAGGGATATCTCAGGGGATTGCCAAAACCCTGAAGGTGGATTTAATCATTGGGGCGGATGGGGCTAATTCTCGCGTTGCTAAAGAAATGGACGCTGGGGATTACAATTATGCGATCGCTTTCCAAGAGCGAATTCGCTTACCCGAAGACAAAATGGCCTATTACAACGACCTCGCCGAAATGTATGTCGGTGATGACGTTTCTACCGATTTCTACGCTTGGGTTTTCCCCAAATATGACCACGTAGCTGTCGGTACTGGTACGATGCACGTCAATAAAGCCAGCATCAAACAATTACAAGCTGGTATCCGCGCCCGTGCTTCCGAAAAGCTGGCTGGCGGTAAAATCATCAAAGTCGAAGCGCACCCCATTCCAGAACATCCCCGTCCCCGTCGCGTTGTAGGTCGCATCGCTTTGGTGGGAGATGCTGCTGGTTATGTTACCAAATCCTCTGGTGAAGGGATTTATTTTGCCGCTAAATCTGGGCGGATGTGTGCCGAAACCATTGTAGAAACATCTAATAGTGGTAGCCGTATTCCTACAGAAGGCGACCTCAAGGTTTACCTGAAGCGTTGGGATAAGAGATACGGACTCACTTACAAGGTGCTGGACATTTTGCAAACTGTATTCTATCGTTCCAACGCCACCCGCGAGGCGTTTGTGGAAATGTGTGATGATCTCGATGTCCAACGGCTAACATTCGATAGCTATCTGTATAAGACAGTTGTCCCAGCTAATCCCATCACCCAGTTGAAAATTACCGCTAAAACCATTGGTAGTTTAATTCGGGGTAATGCCCTTGCGCCTTAA
- the yidD gene encoding membrane protein insertion efficiency factor YidD: MQISLFDSFTRQISAAAITGYQKHISPHKGFACAHRILYGGESCSGYFKRVIAKEGLKVAFVNSRERFQACKQANQILHRRYASMQMENSEEFPEEEAETQQRRQVSGKGGQKSSFISSNNTECFDCADLGCNCAEIVSMTPDCSAPDCSSLDCSGADCSFLDCGSCGS, encoded by the coding sequence ATGCAGATTTCTCTGTTCGATTCCTTTACTAGACAAATTAGTGCTGCCGCAATTACCGGATATCAAAAGCACATTTCCCCACACAAAGGTTTTGCTTGTGCCCACAGAATACTATATGGCGGCGAATCTTGCTCTGGGTACTTCAAACGGGTAATTGCTAAGGAAGGGTTAAAAGTAGCGTTTGTCAATTCTCGTGAACGATTTCAAGCTTGCAAGCAAGCTAACCAAATTTTGCATAGACGCTATGCCTCTATGCAAATGGAGAATTCAGAAGAATTCCCAGAGGAGGAAGCAGAAACGCAGCAACGACGACAGGTATCTGGTAAAGGTGGTCAAAAATCCTCATTTATCAGCAGCAACAATACTGAATGTTTTGATTGTGCCGATTTGGGCTGCAATTGTGCCGAGATAGTTAGCATGACTCCTGATTGTAGTGCCCCAGATTGCAGTTCTCTAGATTGTAGTGGTGCTGATTGTAGCTTCCTCGATTGCGGCAGTTGTGGTAGCTAA
- a CDS encoding pentapeptide repeat-containing protein, whose protein sequence is MKADQLLKNYAAGVRDFTGVNLSEANLREASLSGVILDRAILDGANLSHANLAHASLVETDLNGADLSHADLSGSNLSKAILDGAILDGAILDGANLSHANLTVAKLIETNLSEADLQEASLIAANLDGADLSGADLTVADLSQANLTQADLHQTNLSGANLEGANIEGTILDENV, encoded by the coding sequence ATGAAAGCAGATCAACTCCTGAAAAACTATGCCGCAGGTGTCAGAGACTTTACTGGTGTAAACTTGAGTGAGGCAAACTTAAGGGAAGCTAGTCTCAGTGGCGTAATTTTAGATAGAGCAATTTTAGATGGAGCTAATCTGAGTCACGCTAATTTAGCCCACGCCAGTTTGGTTGAGACAGACTTAAATGGAGCCGATTTGAGCCATGCTGACCTTAGTGGTAGCAACTTAAGCAAAGCTATTTTAGATGGAGCTATTTTAGATGGAGCTATCTTAGATGGAGCAAATTTGAGTCATGCTAATTTGACGGTTGCTAAGTTGATTGAAACTAACTTAAGTGAAGCAGATTTGCAGGAAGCAAGTTTAATAGCTGCAAATTTAGATGGAGCCGATTTAAGTGGTGCAGATTTAACGGTAGCCGACTTATCCCAGGCAAATCTCACCCAGGCTGATTTGCACCAGACAAATTTGAGCGGAGCAAATTTGGAAGGAGCAAATATAGAAGGAACAATCCTGGATGAGAATGTTTAA